The Salvia splendens isolate huo1 chromosome 20, SspV2, whole genome shotgun sequence nucleotide sequence TTGTTTCTTTTGTTGAGTTTTCTTGGTTGGGGAAAGATTTGTTGAAGGCGCCGGAAGGCAACGATGAGTaacgaagaagagaagaagTGTCCACTTTGTGCTGAGGAGATGGATTGGACCGACCAGCAGTTCATGCCCTGCAAATGTGGCTATCAGGTGATGATTTGTTACGTTGGAGAATTTCCTCTCTTTGTTCGTAGTTGGAGGTAGCTCTATGTGCTTACTGCGTCGTctattttgttttctatttttggagGTAGTGTTGCTGGTTTCCATGTGCAAGGAGTTTCATGTGATATGTGAtgcaatatttaaattaaatgtaataaAATTTAGGGTTATTAAGGATGACTTTGATGACCTTCGCTTATCCATTTCATTAACGTTAGCTTGATTTGTAGATTATGTGATCAGTTATGACTTTGATTTTGAGAATCTTTGGAGTTCTAATCATATTTATGTTGCAAGAGGTGATCGCTGGCCTAGGGGATCCTGTTATGAGATTATCTATGGTTTAAGAATCATTTTACAAATTTGACCATTCTGCAGAATTGGCATATATTTTCACTCAAAACAGTTGTTTGTATGTATGCCAGAAGTTGCCTACCATATTCTATCATCATTTTCATGTTTACCTGAAGAGGTCTAATATTATCTAAATACTTGTTTTCCTTGGAAACTTGTTGCTGAGTTTCCATTCTAAGCATGTAGTTGTTTGCATTACAGATATGTGTTTGGTGTTGGCATCACATAATAGACATGGCAGATAAAGATGCCACAGAGGGGCGATGTCCTGCTTGTCGGACAATCTATGAGAAAGAGAAAATTGTTGCAATGCAAGCAAATTGTGAAAGGTGGTTACATTGTGGTTTCTTGTCCCCCTTTCATGTAATTCTAACAGTTCAATTAATACTTTTATACGACACAGGTCAATGTCAAAAGTTTCTAACAGGAAAACTAAACAACCAAAGGCCAAGCCAAAGGCTACTGAAGTAAAGAAGGATTTGACAAATATCAGAGTGATTCAACGGAAAATGGCGTATGTGATTGGACTACCGCTTAGTCTGGCTGATGAAGATGTAAGTAGCAGTTTTATTAAATTGGTTGCTAGATATCCAGCTACATTCTGATAAAAAGAAATTGCTTTCGTATTTCGTGTTTTGTTTTAATGAGCTTCTATCTGTCATTGCTTGTTTCTTGCTAGTTCTAATTAGATATGACTTGTGATCTGCCTCAACAGGTGCTGCTGCGGAATGATTATTTTGGTCAGTATGGGAAAGTGACTAAGGTCTCACTTTCACGGACTGCTGGTGGGGCCATTCAACAGTTTGTCAATGATACATGCAGCGTGTGAGTTCACTCCAGcaaatattaatatttcttTAACTAATGGAGGCAGTTATGCTCTGTAAAATGTCACACTGTTGAATTTTAAACTAGTTCCTATCAACTTTATCATGCATCCTTAACTTCTATGCCCTGTAATAGCTTGGTCCAAGTACCTTTGTCTTTATTTGATTTGGCAATTTTTGGCCTCAAAATATTAAGATATCTTGAGTTTTGAACTAAACTAGAGCCCTCAATAGATCTAGAAATGAAATCGAAATTGAGAAATGCATTCTTTTTATGTTGTTCATATTTCAAATCCCAGGCTTTGTGTTTTAAGGTAACTGGTGTGGTAGGAAATATCTTGCTTGTGGTTTTCCTGAAATACAGAATTAAGATATGAAGATGATTGAGATTTGCTTCCACCCTAGCTAGCCTTCTCAAATTGGtgaatgtttatttttttccccatcCATCCACCCATTTAGTTGATGATCACATTGAAGGATATGCTAGACTAATGCATATACAACATATTACAACTATCATGAGaggattttcatgcttagtacACCCTCTGTCCCATAGAAACATGAAGATATAAATGGGGAAAGTTTTTAAATCTAGTGTTGTTTGTACTGTGAATGGGGAAAAGGGTCTATTTTTAAATTACTTTTCATACAAGTCCagaacaaaattatttttcatacaattccattttaaaatttgtttattttctatGTCCCTAATTCTTTTTAATATGAATCTTCAGATACATAACATATGCAAAAGAGGAGGAGGCGTTGCAATGTATACAATCAGTTCATGGTTTTGTTCTGGAAGGTAGATTTTTGAGGTAAGCATCTTCCCCATTCCCTTCTTGGGCCATACAAATGCATCTAACTTTGAACTTTATATTTAACACTACTTGTGCAGAGCATCATTTGGAACTGCTAAATACTGTCATGCTTGGCTAAAAAACATGGTATAGAgatgttttatttgttatttatttcatttcataTCGCACCATGAAAATGAACAATTATTTTGAtttgttgttattttgtttCAGCCTTGCAACAATCCTGCCTGTTTATATTTGCATAGTATTGGGGCTGATGAAGACAGTTTTGGAAAAGACGAGGTTGCTGCAGTTCACACAAGGTATCTTGATGTGTACAAACTTTACTCTCTTCTCTGCTTTGACTTCCAGCATTGACCTGTTGATCTATTCTTTCGATAATCATTTGCCTACAATCCCATGAACTTAGTGTTTGTGATATGATCAAACTGCAGTTTAGGACGTGGTAAAATGTTTTTTGTAGGAGTCAGGCTGTACCTGGATTATATATAGTACTTTAATAGTTCCTATTTCcagaaaattaattttatttagaatTATGATGCAGCTGAAATAAGTGCTTgtcttttctcttcttcttaTTTATGTTGAAAGCATGAGAGCTAGACACCATTTAAATGCTACCCTGGGCTGATATATGGTCTTCTGCTAACCCTGTATGTAGTTTATGTCACCTGGTCTTTAGTATTTTGGAAATACGATTCAACATGCATTTGGCACCATTCTTCTGGAACAAAAATGGATCACAAACTTGTCATCTAGCATCCTCATAGCAGTGATGTTGTCAATATGTACTCTTTAATTGGTTATtggtacttttcttttttactttggCTTGACCCAATTTGTTGGATGATTTTCTTTACCAGTTGTTTAGTTTGGGTATATATTCCATGAGTAATGGGTGAGTTTATTAGATTTATTTCTTCATgtgaaaatcaaatttaatgtgCTGTATTTTTACTGCCTCTGAAATGTCCATTTTGGTTTTGAAGGAGTAGAGTTCAACAAATTGCTGGTGCTGCCAACAATGTCATAAAGCGCGCTGGCACTGTGCTGCCTCCTCCGTTAGATGATGTCCATATTAGTTCTAGTACTTTTAGTGATAAATCTACCACAAGAAGTAGCATATCGGTAAGTCCTATATACAGGAATGTATCATCATTGTTGTGGTTGCCATATTTCAAGTTTTGCTTAAACTTCATCTTTTCTGATATCCTTGTCCAGGATGGAGCTCATGGTTCTGGAGATAGCATCAGTGATGTGCATCCCTATAAAGACAAGGAAGGACCTATTGCACTACCCCAGAAAATGTCGTCTTTTGTAGATATTGTTGGGCGGTCAAGTTCTGGTGCTCCAGAAAAAGATGGAAATAACCCTGAAGATAGGAGGATTCTTGATATATGTTCAGAATTTTCTTCAATCGCAGTTGGTGGTGAAATGCATGCAGAAGCCTCATATTCTGTTCCTTCCCTTTTTAAGATCCCCTCTTCTGGTCATGGTGCAAATGGGTTTATAAGTAGTGCAGAAAAACCGCTCGGAGGAGATTCTTTGTCAAATAGTCACAGATATAAGGGCACATGTGGCTCAAGTCATGGGGCTTCTTATCTTCATCCATTCTGTACTTCTCATGATTTGGAGGATTCTGATGGTGCTGCATTACACAGAAAGGCACCTAATCTGACTGGTTTTACTCTGGATCACAATCCTGTAAATATTCAAGATGATGAGGCTTCTTTACCTATCAGATGTGTAAATTCCATATCTAATGACTCATGCCAGGAGATGAAGTTTCAAAATTCTGCTAAATCTGATAGAATATATAGAAGTTCCCAGTCATTTTCCAATGAAGAAATAGTTGAGCACTTACGGAGAATAGATAATGATAACTTGCATAATGATGATGAAAATTCTGTTTCAGATGCTGTAAAGAGCAgtataatttcaaatattttgtCGATAGATTTTGATTCATGCGAAGATTCTTTGGGAATGCCTAATGGATTATCCAGGTTACTTGATGAAACTGAAGTGTTGGGTGGTTCTTCTTGGAGTTCCCTAAATAGTGATCAATCAGGCTACTCATTTTCCAAACAAGATGGCTTTGTGAGTCAAGTGGCTGCCTCTATCCTTCCGGAATATAGAGATATCAAGGAGCCATACTTGTGCAAGCCTCAGTTTCCAGGTAACGGGAATAATTTGTATAGATTTTATCTTTCTACTTTTGCTAAAAGGATTTATGTTCTATATTCATTTATATTGTTTCAGATGTGCATACTCTAAAGAAAGCTGTGTAGGTTTTGCTCTATAAATCTCAGTTGCTTACAAATTACTATGATTGTTCTGTGTCTATTATTCCAATACACTCTTTGACATTCATTGTTATCAAACTTGATTCTAAGTTTAGGAGCTATGAGGGATGCCGAAAGAAAGAGTGTTACTTGTGAAATTTATAAGCATAATAGTATAGAACTTGCATTACTAAGGATCCGATTAAATGGCTGGCCTTAGTTTTTGCTGCCAGATTGAGATTACAGCAGGCGGGGTTCTCTTGTCTGCTTTAATATATTCTGTTTTCTGCAGTAAATAGAGCTCATAGTTTGGCTCCACCTGGATTCACAATGCCCTCCAGAGATCCACCTCCTGGGTTTTCCAACTGCGACAGAACTGGTGGTTTGCCCCGCCCCTCATCAGGTATGTCATGCTTGACCATATCTCCCACACATTGTGGCAGAGTGCTACTCTCCATTATTAACTCACGTTTGGTGaatatgtgttttctttgttcatAGGTGGTCGTCTGGCCAACACTTGCTCTTTCTCGAGCACTTTGTTTCAACCATCAACAGGCTTCAGTGATTCTGATTTCTTTGATCCTGCAATGTTACCCAGCGGAAAAAGTAACCAAACAAATGCATTTCAAAACACAATGTTTGAAGCTAGGCCATCCGGTACTCATGGGTTGAGTGCATTCGAGGACGAGTCTAGATTTTTGCTTATGATGCAACAGTCTGCATCTGCATTTCAAGACTCCAACTTCTCTCAAATCTTTGCACCCCAGATTCCACCCTCGCAGCAGGGCCTGAGTTTTGCCGGTGGTCAGAATGGCATGACCGGACTAAATGATGTATATGGCCTATCCTCAAGACTACCCGATGAAAACCAAAATCACGGTTCATCTTTCTTCAGCCAGATGGAACAGCAGAAGTATGCAAATGGGCATGGCTCGAATAGCAACGGTTTTGATGGGTTGCAACATAAAGGTGAGTCGGGGTTGGCAGAAGTTCAGAGAAACGAGAGACTAGGAGCGAATTACTTTTCTGGGTATGGAGGAGATCTAATGTTTAGTTCAGGCGATGTATACACCAAAGTGTTTGGACTGTAGTCGATGATCGGATTCTCGTTGCAAAAACCCTGTAATTTGGGCGAAAAATGAAGTGTTATTAAGATCGATCCAAATGGAGTGCCCCACCTTTAATCTTGTTCGCCATAATTTCTGCTGTCTTCCTCCCTCTTTTCTTTCTGTATATGCATATGTTGATCATATCATCTTATACACGTGTTAGAGATAGATCAACGTCTAATGATAGAATCTCTTCCAAGTTTGTTGGGAAAAAGGATTTGATACTCTCCCCTCACCTTCATCTACCCCTCACTGCTGCCACCGTCTCCTCCCCTCTCCACTGCCGCCTTCTCCTTCCGTCGTTGCTTGGATTCGCGGTGCTAGACACAAGGTAGTATTCCAGCTTATTCCAAGGTCGGAATCTTAGTTTTATTTCAATCGTTTTCGATAACtgctttcttttttctctctaaaacAAATGGCCTGTATATTCTTGGAGTCAAAAAAATATCCAGCAAAGTTTAATATTCaaaatcacataaaataaaaattcatacaaccactacaaaaaatggccCTAAGCTATCACACTAGCATTATCCATTACAGTTGCAACAACAAAGTTAAATCTCCAAATTTCTTTCCGAGTACAGGATTTGCTTGCATCAAGAAACCGCTGATTTTTCCCCTTGACATTTGTGCTGCAAAGGCTTCTGGGTTCGTCTTTTCCCTCAAACCATTTTTATGAATGTTAATTACAATTAATGGGGTTTAATTTTCTTGCTAATTTTGGTTGCATAGATAGCAATGTGAAAGAAGTTCTTCCACCTGTTCTTGATTCCTCTTCGGACCCACCATCAATCTTTGATGGAACCCCAAAGTAATCCATTAAAAGTTGATTCTTTTTTTGTCTTTCTAGAGTCACAATAAGTAATCCATTAAAAGTCTCATAAGAAGAGTCACacttgatcattttggtcagtctcataataagagtcacacttcatttttttttttccataaatgataaataggTCTCACGTACCACTaattcacttcactcacattttattataaaatcaatataaaaaagtggtcTCATATTCTagtaactttttcaacccactattcattacatttcttaaaactcgtgcccacaataaaaattactcctatagtgggacggatggagtatattctatttcattttaatCGCTATTTATAGAATTTATAAGTAACCTCTAcctttaattattactattatctcACCTGTGCGATAGCAcagtacattttattttttaaaaaatattttaatattaaattttacgtttcaaaaaatataaaattataaaaaacattcattaaaattagctttaaaatgttaattaaattgTGTTAGACATCTAATACAAATGCAACACATTAACAATAAACACAATTCAATAGTGAAACACctttattaattattcatttttatcaaaattgtTAAAATGTTGAATTAATTGTCAAACAAAGCGAACGATAAAGTACAGATTTAAGGTGGCCAACTCAGAACGCCTTTCCTTCCCTTTCTTGACATTcactaataaatttttttatcttaCTAAATAAAGATTTATTATTGAGGGATGCAAGAATATTGATCTTATTTGCAAATCGTAACAATGTTTTTAAATGTAAACGCACATGCATTGTTTCACATTACACattacatacaaaatgtttaaCCATAGTGtcaaattagtacaaaaagtttaaagttggcatatatcatacaaaaagtttggctaatatttcaaattaatacattccgttaaaAACTAGTAACACCGTtacttttatcttattttttttatgttattctTTCCAAAATTATTTCTTACTCCTTTTATCCTATTTCCGCATGTTGTTATTTCTTCAAATAATACCTCAAGCATTGCCACATATAGGCATCTTATCATACAGTAAATATTTGCAgctaatttatataaatatattttcaacgAATTTTTCATCCTCGCTAACTGCACGCACAAACAATTCCACCTTATCTTTGATAAGGTATATAAGCCATATATCATACTATATATTTCAATGAAAGATTATCTCCTTCTAGCTGACCAcataattttttctatttcctTTATCCTATTCTTAATTTGTTTTAGCCTttttttcacacacaaacacacacagaTTCAATCTCTTTctcccaaaaataaaaaataaaaatgaatgtgCTACTGCAACTCTAGTAGCTAGTTTTCGGATTGACTTGCAGCACCGAAATGGCCTTCTTCCACCCCAATTTCATTATGCAAATTCCCCACGAAGATACTTATCTATTCTAATCATGTTTTTAGATGACATAATTTTGGAGTGAATAGGATGAAAAATAAGGTTACTTTCTATTGTAATCATGTTTTTAGATGACATAATTTTGGAGTGAATAGGATGAAAAATAAGATAAAGTAACGGTGTTAATGATTGTTAATGGAATGTACTAATTTGAAGCATTaatcaaactttttgtatgatatatgataacttaaaactttttgtactaatttgaaacattgatgaaacattt carries:
- the LOC121782937 gene encoding uncharacterized protein LOC121782937 isoform X1: MSNEEEKKCPLCAEEMDWTDQQFMPCKCGYQICVWCWHHIIDMADKDATEGRCPACRTIYEKEKIVAMQANCERSMSKVSNRKTKQPKAKPKATEVKKDLTNIRVIQRKMAYVIGLPLSLADEDVLLRNDYFGQYGKVTKVSLSRTAGGAIQQFVNDTCSVYITYAKEEEALQCIQSVHGFVLEGRFLRASFGTAKYCHAWLKNMPCNNPACLYLHSIGADEDSFGKDEVAAVHTRSRVQQIAGAANNVIKRAGTVLPPPLDDVHISSSTFSDKSTTRSSISDGAHGSGDSISDVHPYKDKEGPIALPQKMSSFVDIVGRSSSGAPEKDGNNPEDRRILDICSEFSSIAVGGEMHAEASYSVPSLFKIPSSGHGANGFISSAEKPLGGDSLSNSHRYKGTCGSSHGASYLHPFCTSHDLEDSDGAALHRKAPNLTGFTLDHNPVNIQDDEASLPIRCVNSISNDSCQEMKFQNSAKSDRIYRSSQSFSNEEIVEHLRRIDNDNLHNDDENSVSDAVKSSIISNILSIDFDSCEDSLGMPNGLSRLLDETEVLGGSSWSSLNSDQSGYSFSKQDGFVSQVAASILPEYRDIKEPYLCKPQFPVNRAHSLAPPGFTMPSRDPPPGFSNCDRTGGLPRPSSGGRLANTCSFSSTLFQPSTGFSDSDFFDPAMLPSGKSNQTNAFQNTMFEARPSGTHGLSAFEDESRFLLMMQQSASAFQDSNFSQIFAPQIPPSQQGLSFAGGQNGMTGLNDVYGLSSRLPDENQNHGSSFFSQMEQQKYANGHGSNSNGFDGLQHKGESGLAEVQRNERLGANYFSGYGGDLMFSSGDVYTKVFGL
- the LOC121782937 gene encoding uncharacterized protein LOC121782937 isoform X2, with the protein product MIHAAYITYAKEEEALQCIQSVHGFVLEGRFLRASFGTAKYCHAWLKNMPCNNPACLYLHSIGADEDSFGKDEVAAVHTRSRVQQIAGAANNVIKRAGTVLPPPLDDVHISSSTFSDKSTTRSSISDGAHGSGDSISDVHPYKDKEGPIALPQKMSSFVDIVGRSSSGAPEKDGNNPEDRRILDICSEFSSIAVGGEMHAEASYSVPSLFKIPSSGHGANGFISSAEKPLGGDSLSNSHRYKGTCGSSHGASYLHPFCTSHDLEDSDGAALHRKAPNLTGFTLDHNPVNIQDDEASLPIRCVNSISNDSCQEMKFQNSAKSDRIYRSSQSFSNEEIVEHLRRIDNDNLHNDDENSVSDAVKSSIISNILSIDFDSCEDSLGMPNGLSRLLDETEVLGGSSWSSLNSDQSGYSFSKQDGFVSQVAASILPEYRDIKEPYLCKPQFPVNRAHSLAPPGFTMPSRDPPPGFSNCDRTGGLPRPSSGGRLANTCSFSSTLFQPSTGFSDSDFFDPAMLPSGKSNQTNAFQNTMFEARPSGTHGLSAFEDESRFLLMMQQSASAFQDSNFSQIFAPQIPPSQQGLSFAGGQNGMTGLNDVYGLSSRLPDENQNHGSSFFSQMEQQKYANGHGSNSNGFDGLQHKGESGLAEVQRNERLGANYFSGYGGDLMFSSGDVYTKVFGL